From the genome of Colwellia psychrerythraea 34H, one region includes:
- a CDS encoding sensor domain-containing diguanylate cyclase — protein sequence MFFLSDHDTLISSIEAIGASFAVFEFDPQSVAFELVSCNSRYEDLMGYSSAKALGQPLTTIFPRYIHNPLKEAFIHCKNERIALETEIVLDYKGQERCWRSIVSPIVNSADEKFRIIQTCVEITEKKVLEKQLNLSMKRFEAVVNNAYDGIITIDEQQNVKLFNEAAQSMFGYSEQEIMGQPLTKLLPEKYQAKHHGYVEGFKRSQVDSRPMQTRAAVQGLRKDGSEFAIEVTISKIRIADNVEFTAVIRDISEKNQLLEELILSSRRDPLTELYNRRYFTELLHSEITRSRRFKRGFSLLMLDIDHFKSINDRYGHACGDAALIAFSKAVTNSIREVDTICRWGGEEFLVLLPEIPKVTAMVVAEKIRKNIENLETIYEGDLIKVTVSIGLEYFSGDAIEMSSMINKVDQILYRAKDTGRNKISTEI from the coding sequence ATGTTTTTTCTTAGTGATCACGACACGCTTATCAGCTCAATTGAGGCTATTGGCGCTAGTTTTGCTGTATTTGAGTTCGACCCTCAGTCGGTAGCTTTTGAACTGGTCAGTTGCAATAGTCGCTATGAGGATCTTATGGGATATTCAAGCGCAAAAGCACTTGGTCAGCCACTGACAACAATCTTCCCAAGATACATTCACAACCCATTAAAAGAAGCATTCATTCATTGTAAAAATGAACGCATTGCTTTGGAAACTGAGATTGTGCTTGACTATAAAGGCCAAGAAAGATGCTGGCGTTCAATAGTATCTCCTATCGTAAACTCAGCTGATGAAAAATTTCGAATCATTCAAACCTGTGTTGAAATCACTGAAAAAAAGGTCTTAGAAAAACAGCTAAACCTCTCAATGAAACGATTCGAAGCGGTAGTTAATAACGCTTATGACGGTATAATTACCATTGATGAACAGCAAAATGTGAAGCTTTTTAACGAAGCTGCCCAATCAATGTTTGGCTACAGTGAACAAGAAATAATGGGTCAGCCACTCACCAAGTTATTACCTGAAAAATACCAAGCTAAACATCATGGTTATGTCGAAGGGTTCAAAAGATCACAAGTAGATTCTAGACCCATGCAAACTAGAGCAGCCGTGCAAGGCCTTAGAAAAGACGGCAGTGAATTTGCCATTGAAGTGACCATATCAAAAATTCGTATTGCTGATAATGTTGAATTTACTGCGGTTATCAGAGACATTTCTGAAAAAAATCAATTACTAGAAGAGTTAATCTTATCCTCAAGAAGAGATCCTTTAACGGAACTGTACAACCGCCGATATTTTACCGAATTACTCCATTCAGAAATTACTCGTTCTAGAAGATTCAAACGAGGTTTCTCGCTGTTAATGTTAGATATTGACCATTTTAAGTCAATCAACGATAGGTATGGACATGCCTGTGGAGACGCTGCTTTAATCGCCTTTTCAAAAGCTGTGACCAACAGCATTAGGGAAGTAGATACTATTTGCCGATGGGGTGGAGAAGAGTTTTTGGTACTCTTGCCAGAAATACCAAAAGTAACCGCCATGGTTGTCGCTGAGAAAATCAGAAAAAACATTGAAAACCTTGAAACCATTTATGAAGGTGATTTGATAAAAGTTACTGTATCTATTGGTTTAGAGTACTTTTCTGGCGACGCTATTGAAATGAGCAGCATGATCAATAAAGTAGATCAAATATTGTATAGAGCAAAGGACACCGGAAGAAATAAAATATCCACTGAAATTTAG
- a CDS encoding carboxymuconolactone decarboxylase family protein codes for MSSEKQNENYKNGEQVRREVMGDEFVDRALNNATEFDQPLQDLVMENAWGSTWNRNDLPKDTRSLVTISMLIALKAPNELKGHVRGALRNGVTKEEIRAVIMHASVYCGFPAAIEAMRAAKEIIDTWEG; via the coding sequence ATGAGCAGTGAAAAACAAAACGAGAATTATAAAAATGGTGAGCAAGTTCGTCGTGAAGTAATGGGAGATGAATTTGTTGATCGTGCTTTAAATAATGCCACTGAATTTGACCAACCTTTACAAGATTTAGTCATGGAAAATGCGTGGGGAAGTACTTGGAATAGAAATGACTTACCAAAAGATACCCGAAGTTTAGTGACTATCTCTATGTTAATCGCCCTAAAAGCACCGAATGAATTAAAAGGTCATGTTCGTGGTGCATTACGTAATGGGGTAACTAAAGAAGAGATTAGAGCGGTGATTATGCATGCGAGTGTTTATTGTGGATTTCCTGCCGCTATTGAAGCAATGAGAGCGGCTAAAGAAATTATTGATACTTGGGAAGGGTGA
- a CDS encoding peptidylprolyl isomerase: MNAMKKIIASLFLTMTLTACCGSDDVVKKTNKFITKQAIDKTDPAWKTKLSQPPLLTFAPGKDYFWELQTNQGNITIKLLADSAPMHVSSTIYLTKLGFYDDLIFHRVIPGFMAQGGDPTGTGAGNPGYKYDGEFEGEIGHSEAGTLSMANAGPGTDGSQFFLTFIPTPFLDGKHTVFGKVVADPENSLAKIEALGTRNGRTMEAVKINKASIRITNKK, from the coding sequence ATGAATGCTATGAAAAAGATCATCGCTAGCCTTTTTTTAACAATGACACTAACCGCATGTTGTGGCAGTGATGATGTAGTAAAAAAAACAAATAAGTTTATTACTAAGCAAGCAATTGATAAAACAGATCCAGCTTGGAAGACCAAGTTAAGTCAGCCGCCATTACTTACTTTTGCCCCCGGTAAAGATTATTTTTGGGAGCTGCAAACAAACCAAGGTAATATCACCATTAAGCTGTTGGCCGATTCAGCACCTATGCATGTTTCTAGCACTATTTACTTAACTAAACTGGGTTTCTATGATGACTTGATTTTTCATCGTGTTATTCCTGGCTTTATGGCACAAGGCGGTGACCCTACAGGAACAGGTGCAGGCAATCCTGGTTATAAGTATGATGGAGAATTTGAAGGTGAAATAGGTCATAGCGAGGCGGGAACGTTAAGTATGGCAAATGCTGGTCCCGGCACTGATGGCAGCCAATTTTTCTTAACTTTTATCCCAACCCCCTTTTTAGATGGTAAACATACCGTTTTTGGTAAAGTAGTCGCAGATCCAGAAAACAGCTTAGCTAAAATTGAAGCTTTAGGTACTCGCAATGGAAGAACCATGGAAGCGGTTAAAATTAATAAAGCTTCAATTCGTATAACCAACAAAAAATAG
- the betI gene encoding transcriptional regulator BetI: protein MPKVGMKPVRKQQLINATLESVAQYGLQNTTIITISRIAGLSSGIISHYFGGKQELVEATVKHLLDQLKSALLDRIGQQSLSATERLRMIIEANFTQLQRSAPATKTWLSFWAQSMHQPGLARLQHINSKRLYSNLLFSFRQLLTDDLAVIASKQTAAMIDGFWLRSALSPRPEEEFKQAEQLCKKFIDDLLKQYGDINCR, encoded by the coding sequence GTGCCAAAAGTTGGAATGAAACCCGTACGTAAACAACAATTAATCAACGCTACTTTAGAATCGGTGGCGCAATACGGTTTACAAAACACCACGATTATTACCATTAGTAGAATTGCTGGCTTATCGTCAGGGATCATTAGTCATTATTTTGGTGGTAAGCAGGAATTGGTTGAAGCAACAGTTAAACATTTGCTGGATCAATTGAAATCAGCACTGCTTGATCGTATCGGTCAGCAGAGTCTAAGTGCGACCGAACGACTTAGAATGATCATTGAGGCAAACTTTACCCAATTACAACGTTCAGCGCCGGCAACAAAAACCTGGCTTAGCTTCTGGGCGCAGTCAATGCATCAGCCTGGATTGGCTCGCCTGCAACATATCAACAGCAAGCGCTTATACAGCAACCTACTTTTTTCTTTTCGTCAGTTATTAACTGATGACCTCGCAGTTATAGCCTCTAAACAGACCGCTGCGATGATTGATGGTTTTTGGTTGCGAAGCGCTTTAAGTCCTAGGCCTGAAGAAGAATTTAAACAGGCCGAACAATTATGTAAAAAGTTTATAGACGATCTGCTTAAGCAGTACGGAGATATCAATTGTCGTTAG